In one Bacillus sp. PK3_68 genomic region, the following are encoded:
- a CDS encoding DUF3870 domain-containing protein, whose amino-acid sequence MFHKDTIYVIGDSKTASNNPIMQQFNSYFIGLVIDRSNHKILEAECSSTISLTSKFVQSIFSGRSMMEFEDIIADIESRYFGASQKALIVAFKNAHIKYNQIISN is encoded by the coding sequence GTGTTTCATAAAGATACAATCTATGTAATTGGGGATAGTAAAACGGCTTCTAACAATCCGATTATGCAGCAGTTTAATTCCTATTTTATCGGACTCGTCATCGATCGGAGCAATCATAAAATATTAGAAGCTGAGTGCTCTTCAACCATTTCATTAACATCTAAATTTGTTCAATCCATTTTTAGCGGGCGATCCATGATGGAATTCGAGGATATTATTGCCGATATTGAATCCCGTTATTTTGGCGCATCACAGAAGGCTTTAATTGTGGCATTTAAGAATGCCCATATTAAATACAACCAAATTATTAGCAATTAG